The Quercus lobata isolate SW786 chromosome 9, ValleyOak3.0 Primary Assembly, whole genome shotgun sequence region ATCATGTGGATCCCTCTGATGTACGGAATCAGATGGAGATTCTTGCTGAAGCCTTTgctaaacatgaaaaagatCCCAAGATTAACATAGAGGATGTGCAAGCATGGAAAATTGCTTAGAAAGAAGTTGGCAATATTTCTGGATGGCACGTAAATGATAGGTATCATTTGTTTTTgcagattatttttgttcaaattataagtataaattttgtgattttgtacTCTCTAAAACTATTCACTTCCCCCTAGATTAACAtttgatatgaaaaattttattttctttttcttgtccaatcgaatcaaagaaaatttcagtttttcctCGAAGAACCTTGTACATAGTTTAAGGCATGGTAGTCTATTACTGAATTACTCAATGTGGACAAATAAAGACACAAACTTGGTAATTAATCCGCATTCTATAAGTGATTTGTCTAGTCAAAGAGGCTTTCCTAGCTGTAGTTGACCCCCTAATATCTCATTTCAAATGCTTCCCTCCTTTCAGTTCTAAATGTCTAATACTTCTTATGTATCTTGTAAGTGTAACAAGACTCAGATCCAGCCCATGATCAGGACAACTATGTTTAGACATctacttttttttgagagggaAGTTTAGACATCTACTTAATTGACATTAATTAATAGTTTTGCTTGGAGGTAGCATGGATTCAAAATAGCTTAAATGGTAAAGTTTTTTCtcgttgaataaaaaatttggaatttaaacCCCACCTACTACTCTCaactggaaaagaaagaagaaaaagagctACTTTTATCTTTTTCCCTCAATCTTGGCATGTAAATGACGAATGCATCAGTTTATATAGCCTTCAAGCATATCTCCAAACctacataaaatttattactttaGATAACTTCACTTCAATgactctttcctttttataattTCCACTTGATTACAAATTAAGTTTATTATCACTGCACACCCTTGGCGCGATAGTCAtttcataagtataagtgcATATGAAGTGTGGGGGGTAAGAGCCGGGAGTTTAAGTCTCCAAAAtggaacttcacacacatatacacttagattagactacattagaatttatatcttatattaacaaaacaaaacaaaaaaaagttttatttgattttaatgcTTAAATGCAACAAAACTTCAATTGGTCTATTTAGTATatctatttttagtttttcttattgcaaagaataaaagcaaaaaaaaaaaaaagtacaaagatAGAAACAAATGAAACCTAAGTTACATTGCTATGTCATAAGCTTGCTATTTAACGAAGTTTTGTCTcacactctcttgtattttttgtatattggcTTATGATCTATGTATGTGCACAGGTGCAATCAagaataatcacaattatatatatatatattcctctcTAAGAAGTAATATACTATACCATTCATAGGTTAAGTAAAAgcataataaattcaaatggagaatttatatgtatttttctaAAGTTTAGATGTATTAATTTGGAAATAGAAttattaacacaaaattagGGTATAGTTAAAAGAACACATGACATAGAGTTAGAGTGCAAAAGAATCTAAAGACACTTGACATCAAATTATAAGACATTTACGTTTGGCACAAAATTCAAGTGCAATTGAAATCTAGTATGGATTCTTGGTTGAGCTTTCAGTGTAATATATTACACAAGTTTATAACCCATGCAAATCTAGGGATGCAGTACATACATACATCATTGTGTATGCTTGTGTGAAtgtgtttttataaatatatatatatatacatatatatatatatatatatataatagattgTATCATTGTACACATTCATGGTATTACATAGGagtataataaatttgaattaaatatttttatattttctaaatttagatATTGGAATTCGCATGTAAATATAATTGACACACAGTTAGAGTATAATTGGAAGGACACTTGACATAAAATTGGATTGCATTCTAAAGACACTTGGCATCAAATAATAGGACACAAAATTATAGTttaattagaatctaatttggATTCTTGATTTTGCTTCCACTTTAATATGttactagtcactaacccgtgcgatgcgcGGAAAATTACTGAAAATGAAATCTAATGAATGCAAAGCAATTATGCAAAATaccatttaaattaaaagacaaatatTAGTGAATGTCATTATCCTTAACTATTTGCATTACATCTAGAGTTTCATATGTAAGTTACTACAATACTACTTGTAGCATCTAAAACTCACAATATAAGTATATTATATGAGGccaaaacttatattatctTCAAGCTCCCCTTAGTCTTACAGAGTCTCtaacaaaatttcttttatattgaatttgatttcagaggacttattcaaaattatttgaattaaacctcacaaattagaaagaaaaaataaataacattacaacaTTGTAGCTGATTAATATACAAATAAACTACCAATTTAACATGATAAATCACTATTAGTAATATAGAaagcaaaaattaacaaaattaaagttgTTACCCATTTAACCTAAAACTTTTCATATCCAAAAGTCATCAAACACCTATTAACAAATAactattgatataaaatattcaataattacTTCAATACCGCAAGTAGTTCATGctgtaaaaaatttgagagaaaaacacagCAAGCATCTTAAACTCTTTCTTGCTTGGATCttacaaaacaatatatatatatatatatatatatatagtgatggAGACAGAACATGCCATTAAAGAGACAACCAATTACAACAATGTTGGAGGCAAAgtaaaatattaacaaaaaaaaacaaaagaagcaagcGGTTTGGCTAGCATACCAGCTAGttaatttatatcaaaagacATAAAAATCTTACAATCAAATAGAAttcataagtaaataaatacatgTGGTACAATcagataaataaattttttgttaagatAATCAACTTTGGCAATGAAGAAGACGCAGCAGCTATTGATGAGGGTAATCACTATCTTAAACTTGTGATAATGATGAAGATGCAACAACTACTAATTATGCAGATCTAGCATAATCTTATTTTGATTCAACTACAACAAAAATGACGATAATTACCATAAAAAGGTTATATCAAAAAAGTCTTTTATGATATAGCCAAGAGAACAATCAAAGCTAATAGAAGgaattttaaatcaatttcTATGATGAAGGAGGGATTCACTTAAATGAGGAGAccaagaaaaaaggagaagtaTCATGTTCTAAGTatagtattgaattttaaactctataattCAATTTGCTAACTACTAAAATACCTTAGCAAATTGAATTTCTACAGGCACGAATACTACTAAAACTCTATCACACGGATAACACAATATAAACCAATAATGTTACTAtctcaaacattaaaaaaaaaaaaaaaaaatcaattttaaacatAGAAACAAACAATCATATATCAGTACAAATACCTAacctaaatacataaaaactcaTATATGacccacaacacaaaaaaaggtagtaacaaaattaaaaaagaaaaaaaaaacagcaatatAAAAGAACAACACTATTAATCTAATTCTTACATTGAACTATTATGCAGGCAGCCACAAGAATAGAGGTCAAGAGCAATTGGGATTTAGAGACCTAAACTGAATTGTCCAGCTTTTCAGTATTAATATAGCatgaggagaggaagagatgaAGGAGTTAAAAAGCCAAAGTCTAGAGTTAGGATGCTGAAGGGTTGCCGTTTGAGATTGTAACCGTGAAACACAAAGGGTTGCTATTTAAAATTGTAACCGTGGAACACAAAGGGTTGCCATCTAAATTGTAACCGTGGAACACAAAGGGTTgggaattattttctttttattagtatttttaaatttaagaaaactaattttaaattgtaggacaaattcaagaaaaagaatggtAATAACATGGCaggaaatgaaaaacaaattactTATTAAAATTAGGCACACTCTCAACTCATTAAACTATTATAGTTAGAAGAAAACACATGGGTTCTCATTTAGATTTTATGATGTGCCAACAAGTCAAACCCCAATTACGGTGCTATATTATACACCTTTTGAATTACCCTTTTGTTACTGAACGAATTAAGTTTCTATTTTGAATGTTTTGTCTCCTATATATATGCTATATTATACAGTCATCAAAATTATTGCTATGCTATCTTCTTTGCAGGCACGAATCAATAGTTATACAAGAAATCCTTGAAAGGATATCTAGCGAATTGAATCTTGTATTCCAAAGTACTATTTCCAATGAACTTGTTGGAATAGAATCTCGTGTGAGGGAAATGTTGTACTTATATTTAGATGAGGGGTCAGATGGTGTTTGCTTTGTAGGGATTTGTGGGATGGGTGGAATAGGTAAAACAACTCTCGCACTAAGTATTTATGAAAGAATTTCAAGCAACTTTGAAGCTAGTAGCTTTATTGCTGATGTaagagaaaaaactaaaaatcaacaTCTAGTTTCTTTACATAAACAACTTCTTTCTAACATCCTTATgcaaagagaaataaatttaGGGAATGTTCATGAGGGGATCAAAATCATAGGGAATAGACTACGTGGTAAAAaggttcttattgttcttgatGTTGTTGATggagaaaaacaattaaaagcATTGGTTGGGAACCATAATTGGTTTGGTCCAGGGAGTAGAATCATTATAACAAGTAGAAATGACCATTTGTTGAAAAGATGTGGTGTGGATTACATATATACTGCAAAGGAGTTGAATGGCAATGAAGCTTTGAGACTCTTTAGTTTGAGTGCTTTCAAAAACCTCCATCCTAaagaaaattatgtacatttttattttgtgaattacACTAAGGGCCTTCCGTTAGCTCTTAACACTTTAGGTTCTTTGTTGTTTAACAAAAGCATAGATGAAAGGAAAAGTGCCATGGATAAACTAAAAGCAGAACCTAGTAAAGAAATTTTGGATGTTCTTCAAATAAGTTTTGATGGGCTAacaaatatgcagaaagaattatttttagatattgcatgtttcttcaaacaaaagaataaagatTGCGTAAGAGATATATTAAAAAGTTTTGGTTATAACCCAAACTACAATATTGGTGTCCTTATGGACATATCTCTCATAACCATTAATAAAAATGGAGGTTTGTGCATGCACGATTTGCTACAAGAAATGGGTCAACAAATTGTTTTTCGTGAATCCCCTAATGAGCCTGGTGGACGTAGTAGGTTGTGGCATTGTGAGGATGTCCTTCATACATTGAAGAATAATACTGTAAGTTGACATTCTTTACCTAAACGTAGagaagtatatatatttttacatattctTCCAAGGATTTGCTaataattcttattttattgcTCTTGGTTATTAGGGAACGGATGCAGTTGAAGGCATAGAGCTAAACACACCTAATCAAAAAGAGGAAAGCTTGAGTGCTGAAGCCTTCACAAAGATGACTAAATTGAGATTTCTTAAAATTTGTAATGTGCAACTTCCAAAAGGTCTTAGTTATCTTTCTAATGAGTTACGCTTTATAGAATGGTACAGATATCCTTTAAAATCCATGCCAACTAGTTTTCAGCCAAACAAACTGGTTGAACTCAGAATGCGTTGCAGCCACATCAATCACCTATGGAAAGGAATTATGGTAAGATTTTCACTCAAGCAAATGtgtattttcttccttttcattaATACTTGAGTTtatctactaattttttttttggtttataacaGAATTTGGATGAGTTAAGACTCATTGACCTAAGTGACTCCCAAAACTTGATTGAGATGCCGGACCTTAGTGGAGCCCCAAAGCTTAAGCAATTGATTCTTCAACGTTTTATGAGACTATCTAAGATTCATGTATCTCTTGGAAATCTCAAATGTCTTATTCGATTGGATCTAAATGATTGCAAGTACCTTGAGAGCCTTCCACCCAAGATCAGCTTGGAAGCAATAGAAATTCTTAATCTTGTTGGTTGTTCAAAATTGAAGAAGTTTCCAGAAATTTTTGGATATATGCCACGTTTGTCAAAACTTTGTTTGAGCGGGACTGCTATAAAAGATTTATCATTATCAACAGAGTATTTAACTGGACTTATTAAATTGGATCTAAGAGACTGCAAAAACCTTTCAAGTCTTTCAAATGCCTGTTGTTGTTCGATGTCTCTAAAAATTCTCACTTTATCTGGGTGCTCAAAACTTAATGAACTACCAGAGAATTTGGGGAATATCAAAGGTCTTGAGGAGCTAGATGTGAGTGAAACTGCTATAACAGAATTACCTTCTTCGTTTGTTCTcttaaaaaatctcaaagtACTATCTCTTCGTGGATGTAAGGGCTTATCATCTATATCGTCAAATAAACTTATCAGCTTTCCTTTAATGCGAAAAAGAAGAGTAGAATATCCCATGGGCATGTTAGGGcattctttttctaatttatggTCTTTGACGAAATTGAATCTAAGTTATTGCAATCTTCAGGCAATCCCTGATGGTCTTGGTTGTTTGTCCTCTTTAACAAAATTAGATCTTAGgggaaataattttgtttgccTTCCTGAGAGTACCACTCAACTATCTAATATGGAGACTCTTCTTCTGAGTGGTTGCACACATCTTCGATCTTTGCCAGAGCTTCCATTAAATATTAAGGGTATTGATGCAGATGGTTGTACCTCACTAGAAATATTACCATTAAGACTTGAAGAAGGTCCTTGTCCAATACTCTGTCTTCTCAATTGTGTTAAATTGATTAACAATGAAGACTACGATGACATGTTATTAACAACGCTTAGACATCACATTCAATTTAAGGTCTCTCTctatttccctctctctctctcttgcttgtGAGGTTCTAAATATAAcgattttgtaattttgtaagtTTCAGGGAGATGAACCCatttatcatattataattCCTGGAAGAGAAATTCCAAAATGGTTTAGGCATCAAAGTGTGGGGACTTCAATGAATTTGCAAGTGCCTTTAGATAAATTGAAGGGGTTTGTTGTGTGTGCAGTTTTTGTACTCCGCCAACATCATCCACTTCACCAACGTTGTTCATATGATAATGGTAGTTATAGATTTACGCATTGGCTTGGGTGGTACTTGAAAGCCAATGGGTATAAAAGCCAACTCTCTGAGTTTCCTTTTTCAGAACAATTTGGAAAGATTGAATCGTATCATCTTTACCTAGATTACTATTGAATCGTATCATCTTTACCTAGATTACTATCCCCATAAATATTTCAATCAGAAATTGAATAGATATTGGAGTCAAATAGATGCTAATGGATTGGGTCAAATTAAGATTGGATTTCAAACCAAAGGTCCAGGACTAGAGGTTACAAAATGTGGGGCCCGTTGGGTATACGAGCAAGAAATTGAAGATCTAAACCAAACTGTGCGTGGGTGTAGCAACAGCAGCAGCTGTAGCATCACTCCTTATGAGGATGATTTGGAAGATTCAG contains the following coding sequences:
- the LOC115961999 gene encoding TMV resistance protein N-like encodes the protein MRRGRDEGVKKPKSRVRMLKGCRLRLHESIVIQEILERISSELNLVFQSTISNELVGIESRVREMLYLYLDEGSDGVCFVGICGMGGIGKTTLALSIYERISSNFEASSFIADVREKTKNQHLVSLHKQLLSNILMQREINLGNVHEGIKIIGNRLRGKKVLIVLDVVDGEKQLKALVGNHNWFGPGSRIIITSRNDHLLKRCGVDYIYTAKELNGNEALRLFSLSAFKNLHPKENYVHFYFVNYTKGLPLALNTLGSLLFNKSIDERKSAMDKLKAEPSKEILDVLQISFDGLTNMQKELFLDIACFFKQKNKDCVRDILKSFGYNPNYNIGVLMDISLITINKNGGLCMHDLLQEMGQQIVFRESPNEPGGRSRLWHCEDVLHTLKNNTGTDAVEGIELNTPNQKEESLSAEAFTKMTKLRFLKICNVQLPKGLSYLSNELRFIEWYRYPLKSMPTSFQPNKLVELRMRCSHINHLWKGIMNLDELRLIDLSDSQNLIEMPDLSGAPKLKQLILQRFMRLSKIHVSLGNLKCLIRLDLNDCKYLESLPPKISLEAIEILNLVGCSKLKKFPEIFGYMPRLSKLCLSGTAIKDLSLSTEYLTGLIKLDLRDCKNLSSLSNACCCSMSLKILTLSGCSKLNELPENLGNIKGLEELDVSETAITELPSSFVLLKNLKAIPDGLGCLSSLTKLDLRGNNFVCLPESTTQLSNMETLLLSGCTHLRSLPELPLNIKGIDADGCTSLEILPLRLEEGPCPILCLLNCVKLINNEDYDDMLLTTLRHHIQFKFLYSANIIHFTNVVHMIMVVIDLRIGLGGT